The DNA window GCGCTGCCGCCGGAACCGGTCGCTGCCGCAAAGCCGGCGGCCAAGCCGGAAGCGCCCAAGCCGGCCCCGAAACCCGAACCCAAGCCGGAAGCCAAGCCGGCCACGCCCGAACCAGCCAAGCCAGTTGCAGCCGTCCCGGCCGCGCCGGCCGCCAGCAGCGTCGGTTTTGCCGTGCAGCTGGGGGCCTTCGGCAAGGCCGAAGACGCCAACGCGCTGCGCGACAAGGTCCGCGCAGCCGGTTTCAGCGCGTTTGTAGAGCAGGTACGCACCGACAAGGGCACGCTGCACCGCGTGCGCGTCGGCCCGGTCGCCAATCGAGCCGAGGCGGAGAACCTCAAGGCCCAGGTTGCGTCCAAGGTCGGCGTGGCCGGCATGGTCCGGCCGCATCCCTGATGGCCGGGGCACGCCCCTGCCGGCAGCTTGGCTCCCGCCGTGAGCAGGGGGCCGCATGATCGACCTCGTCCTGCTGGTGGTGATCGGCATTTCCACGCTGCTGGGGCTGATGCGCGGCTTTGTCAGCATCGTCATCAGCACCTTCTCCTGGTTGCTGGGGGGATGGGCATCGCTGATGTTCGGGCGCGCCGCCGCCGGCTGGTGGTCGGCACCGGCCGCGCCCGGCACCGGCCATTACTTCGCCGGCTACCTCACCGTGTTCCTGCTGGTCATGGTGTCGGTGTGGGGCATTGGCCTGGTGATCCGCCAGGCGGTGCGCTCGACCAGCATGAACAGCGCCGACCGCATGCTCGGCGGCGGCCTCGGCCTGGCGCGTGGGGCCCTGATCGGCTGCGCCCTGCTGCTGCTGGGCTCGTATACCCCGTTGACCCGGGAACCGTCCTGGCGCGACTCCAACCTGCGCGCCATGCTCGACCCGGGCGTGGGCTGGATGCAGGCCAAAATGCCGCGCATGCCCGAACTGCCCCAGCTGCCTGACCTGCAGGACATGCAGCAGCTGCCGGCGGCGCTGCCGGAAGTGAATCTGGCCCAACTGCCGGTGGCAGGGTTGGGCAAGCCGGCCCAGACAGGCGATAATGGCGTGCTTGGCCAGTTGCTGGGTGGACGCGGATGGCCGCGACCGCTGGATGAAACCCCGCAGCAGGCGGTGGACCCCGCCGACGTGTGGGCGCAAAAGCCAGGTTCCCCCCAGAATCTCGACCCGGCGCTGGTGCGCCCGGACGAGCCCGTTCCAGCCCGGAACGGTTCCCCCGGCCAGGCACGGCCACCTTCACAGTAATGGGCTCGGCCCAGCGGAGATTCGCACCATGTGTGGCATCGTCGGTATTGTCGGCAACCAGAACGTCGCCGGGCAGTTGTATGACGGCTTGACCGTCCTTCAGCACCGCGGCCAGGACGCGGCAGGCATCGCCACCGCCGACGGCACCCGCCTGCGTGTGCAGAAGAAGAACGGCCTGGTCCGCGACGTGTTCGACGCCAAGACCATGTCCACCCTGGAAGGTCGCGTCGGCATCGCCCATGTGCGCTACCCGACGGCCGGCTCGGAAGGCATGGATGAAGCGCAGCCGTTCTACGTGAACTCGCCGTACGGCATCGCGCTGGCCCACAACGGCAACCTGATCAATACCGAGGCCCTGCGCCAGCAGGTGTTCGAACAGGATCGCCGCAACATCAACACCGATTCGGACAGCGAAGTGCTGCTGAACGTGTTCGCCTATGAACTGGACGCGCAGCGCCAGCTGAGCCCGGAAGCGGCCATCCGCGCCGTGGCCGGTGTGCACCGTCGCTGCAAGGGTGGCTACGCCGTGGTCAGCGTGGTGCTGGGCCTGGGCCTGGTGGCCTTCCGCGACCCGCACGGGATCCGCCCGCTGGTGCTGGGCAAGCGCAGCCACGCAGAAGGTGACGAATACATCGTGGCCTCTGAATCGGCCGCGCTGGACGTGCTGGGCTTCCAGCGCGTGCGCGACGTGCGCCCCGGCGAAGCGCTGGTGATCACTGCGCGCGGCGAGCTGTTCTCTGAAGTGTGTGCGGACCCGGTCGAACACACCCCGTGCATCTTCGAGTACGTCTACTTCGCGCGCCCGGACTCGATGATCGACAACGTCTCTGTGCACAAGGCGCGCATGCGCATGGGCATCAAGCTGGGCGAGAAGATCCTGCGCCTGCGTCCGGACCACGACATCGACACCATCATTCCGATT is part of the Stenotrophomonas oahuensis genome and encodes:
- the purF gene encoding amidophosphoribosyltransferase, whose amino-acid sequence is MCGIVGIVGNQNVAGQLYDGLTVLQHRGQDAAGIATADGTRLRVQKKNGLVRDVFDAKTMSTLEGRVGIAHVRYPTAGSEGMDEAQPFYVNSPYGIALAHNGNLINTEALRQQVFEQDRRNINTDSDSEVLLNVFAYELDAQRQLSPEAAIRAVAGVHRRCKGGYAVVSVVLGLGLVAFRDPHGIRPLVLGKRSHAEGDEYIVASESAALDVLGFQRVRDVRPGEALVITARGELFSEVCADPVEHTPCIFEYVYFARPDSMIDNVSVHKARMRMGIKLGEKILRLRPDHDIDTIIPIPDTSRDAALEISNVLGVKYREGFIKNRYIGRTFIMPGQGERVKSVRRKLNPIHLEFRNRVVLLVDDSIVRGTTSQQIVQMARDAGARKVYLASAAPPVRYPNIYGIDMPAAEELVAHNRTVEQIEAHLGCDWLIYQDIEDMEAAVSEGNQELKNFDSSCFTGVYPTGIEPGYFERIQQLRSDDAKHKRRA
- a CDS encoding CvpA family protein, with the translated sequence MIDLVLLVVIGISTLLGLMRGFVSIVISTFSWLLGGWASLMFGRAAAGWWSAPAAPGTGHYFAGYLTVFLLVMVSVWGIGLVIRQAVRSTSMNSADRMLGGGLGLARGALIGCALLLLGSYTPLTREPSWRDSNLRAMLDPGVGWMQAKMPRMPELPQLPDLQDMQQLPAALPEVNLAQLPVAGLGKPAQTGDNGVLGQLLGGRGWPRPLDETPQQAVDPADVWAQKPGSPQNLDPALVRPDEPVPARNGSPGQARPPSQ